The Saccharomonospora cyanea NA-134 genome includes a region encoding these proteins:
- a CDS encoding ABC transporter ATP-binding protein gives MNDVAVPENLADLVIHASGVGVRRGKNNLLADLDWSVELDERWVVLGPNGAGKTTLLKLAAAELHPTTGAVHVLGERLGRVDVFELRTRIGFTSAAINGRIPPEEKVRDVVVSAGYAVLGRWRESYDELDTARAEELLAALGIGHLADRSYGTLSEGERKRTLIARSLMTDPEMLLLDEPAAGLDLGGREDLVARLSDLALDPDAPAMVLVTHHVEEIPPGFTHALLLSQGRAVTSGLIDDVLTSENLSKAFGQDLLLERSGDRFFARRR, from the coding sequence CCACGCCTCCGGTGTGGGGGTCAGGAGGGGAAAGAACAACCTGCTCGCCGACCTCGACTGGTCGGTGGAGCTGGACGAACGGTGGGTGGTGCTCGGCCCGAACGGCGCGGGCAAGACCACGCTGCTCAAGCTCGCCGCGGCGGAACTGCACCCCACCACCGGTGCGGTGCACGTGCTGGGTGAGCGGCTCGGCCGCGTGGACGTGTTCGAGCTGCGCACGCGGATCGGGTTCACCTCCGCCGCGATCAACGGCCGCATCCCGCCCGAGGAGAAGGTGCGGGACGTGGTGGTCAGCGCCGGGTACGCCGTGCTCGGACGCTGGCGGGAGTCGTACGACGAACTCGACACCGCCCGCGCCGAGGAGCTGCTGGCGGCGCTGGGCATCGGCCACCTCGCCGACCGCAGCTACGGGACGCTGTCCGAGGGCGAGCGCAAGCGGACGCTCATCGCGCGGTCGCTGATGACCGACCCGGAGATGTTGCTGCTGGACGAGCCCGCCGCCGGACTGGACCTCGGCGGTCGGGAGGACCTCGTCGCCCGGCTGTCGGATCTGGCCCTCGACCCCGACGCGCCCGCCATGGTGCTGGTCACCCACCACGTGGAGGAGATCCCGCCGGGGTTCACCCACGCGTTGCTGCTCTCGCAGGGGCGGGCGGTGACGTCCGGCCTGATCGACGACGTGCTGACCAGTGAGAACCTGTCGAAGGCCTTCGGGCAGGACCTGTTGCTGGAACGCTCGGGGGACAGGTTCTTCGCCCGACGTCGCTGA